In Trifolium pratense cultivar HEN17-A07 linkage group LG7, ARS_RC_1.1, whole genome shotgun sequence, a genomic segment contains:
- the LOC123899348 gene encoding NADH dehydrogenase [ubiquinone] 1 beta subcomplex subunit 3-B-like: protein MGAGKHTGEFFRRRDEWRKHPMLGNQFRHATPGLGIALVAFGVYLVAEQVYNKINHDSSSSHHVKAGEH, encoded by the exons ATGGGAGCTGGAAAGCATACCGGAGAGTTTTTCAGGAGGAGAGACGAGTGGAGGAAGCATCCCATGCTTGGCAATCAATTTCGTCACGCTACTCCTGGTCTCGGCATCGCTCTTGTCGCCTTTGGTGTCTATCTCGTCGCTGAGCAAGTCTACAACAAGATCAATCATGATTCTTCCTCTTCTCACCAC GTGAAGGCTGGGGAGCACTGA
- the LOC123897739 gene encoding uncharacterized protein LOC123897739 produces the protein MAESDDDTSDGGRFSYHSEELRGPISSSDEENKSVRVIYPQFNAEAQFGEVRLAVEMEFATLAEFKKAVKDYTIHIGRQIKWIKNDKVRERAKSVFEHCKWEILCSRSSITNSFQIKTFENTTHSCPGTFTNSHADRKWVIEKLELRLRQQPSLSHSEAYYLMKEDYNLHSEDSMIYRSLKQAKQNVEGSEIDQYAKLWDYCHELLSQNPGSTVKMSTIPQQEGPPIFHRLYICFDASKRGFKEGCRPMIGLDGCFLKGYFGGQLLTDVGGDANNHIFVNSRIKPRITQ, from the coding sequence atgGCTGAAAGTGATGATGATACAAGTGATGGAGGAAGGTTCTCTTATCACTCAGAAGAACTTAGAGGGCCTATTAGTtcatctgatgaagagaatAAATCAGTGAGAGTTATATATCCACAATTCAATGCTGAAGCTCAATTTGGGGAAGTTAGGTTGGCTGTAGAGATGGAGTTTGCAACTTTGGCTGAATTTAAAAAAGCTGTGAAAGACTATACCATCCATATTGGAAGACAAATCAAATGGATAAAGAATGACAAGGTAAGAGAAAGAGCAAAAAGTGTTTTTGAGCATTGCAAATGGGAGATACTTTGTTCGCGTAGTAGTATAACAAATAGCTTTCAAATCAAGACTTTTGAAAATACAACTCACTCATGCCCAGGAACATTCACGAATAGTCATGCTGATAGAAAGTGGGTTATTGAGAAGTTGGAATTGAGATTGAGACAACAGCCGTCTCTTAGCCATAGTGAGGCTTATTACTTGATGAAAGAGGATTATAATCTACATTCGGAGGATAGTATGATTTATAGATCACTTAAACAAGCAAAACAAAATGTCGAGGGATCTGAAATTGATCAGTATGCTAAGCTATGGGACTATTGCCATGAGCTATTATCCCAGAATCCAGGTTCGACGGTGAAAATGAGCACTATACCACAACAAGAAGGGCCGCCAATATTTCACCGATTGTATATATGTTTTGATGCTAGTAAAAGAGGGTTCAAGGAAGGCTGCAGACCTATGATTGGATTGGATGGATGTTTTTTAAAGGGTTATTTTGGAGGACAATTGTTGACTGATGTCGGCGGAGATGCAAACAACCACATTTTTGTCAACTCCAGGATTAAGCCGAGGATCACGCAATGA